From the genome of Cytobacillus firmus, one region includes:
- a CDS encoding bifunctional 2',3'-cyclic-nucleotide 2'-phosphodiesterase/3'-nucleotidase → MGLKKKFSGLLVSTLAVGMLSPLGAGVSADSLPKNVLSNEAYVKLKIMETTDVHGSIMNHDYYSDAPVDKGLVKVSTLIKEERAENENNLLFDNGDLLQGNPYTDYIAKVDPLTFADRLSGKDRFKTAVEVSKKGWDSSDVVVIARADDFADALAATPLAYKYDAPILLTKTKELNADTKNEIKRLGAKKVLIVGGTGAVSTAVQQEISKDLKVWVKRISGADRFETAAEIAGELGGSADTAILAYGGDYPDALSIAPYAAKNGIPILLTGKNSLPKATADALANKENTILVGGSGVISTAVEKAVKNPTRYSGKDRFQTAVKVATELDEIKSKVFVSNGYGFADALTGSVLAAKEDAPLLLVKQGSLPAGTDALVDGKSVVLLGGKGVVSEGLIENETHPIYEAMNLLDYDAATLGNHEFNYGLDFLEGSIKGAEFPYVSANVYKDDHDDDPANDVNYIKPYQIIEKKVKDEKGKEQTVKVGVIGFVAPQIMQWDKANLQGKVVTEDVVASAKKWIPEMKKDGAEVVVALSHSGFDGDKTNKENTAFALSEVEGIDAILMGHTHKSFPSNDASFKVDGVDTAKGTINGVAAVQANVDGSNLGVIDLTLAKVDGKWTVKDSQSEVRATSKDVSNDQALVDVLKSSHEETVKYINSPVGETTAPIHSYFARVQDDPSVQIVSNAQKEFVENALKGTEYENLPVLSSAAPFKAGRNGASEYTNIPKGTITIKNVADLYKYPNTVQAVKLNGAEVKEYLEWTAGNFNQIDPSKTDEQNLINSEFAVYNFDTLDGVTYEIDVTQPAKYDSAGKVANEGASRIKNLEFNGKPVKEDQEFVIATNNYRAAMAVVNPDGNRIIYQSADENRQVLMNYIIKNKTINPSADQNWKLSPIYGDVNVVFESSPAAKDIAAGTENIEYVGEGSNGFHKYAVNMSRPFEVQLLGINDLHGQLDTFNAKLGAEGAGGIEYLAAYLKEREAENPNTFMLHAGDVAGASSPVSALLQDEPTIKLLNEIGFDLGTLGNHEFDEGVDEMLRLINGGSHPKTVDKYGEFEGANFPYVVSNVVDSKTKEPILDPYVINEVNGVKIGFIGVAYSDTPAIVTPSGVAGVEFTDEAEAINKYTKELKDQGVKSIVVVSHNPIKSDTDGKNPTEELVEIANKVDDEVDVMFGGHNHQYANTVVDGKLLVQSFSYGTAFSDVDLTIDPVTKDIVKKEAEIVTAYRDGIEPDAEIKAMLDVYLEDVAPILNEKIGTTTTGISRDENADGESPMGNLIADSMIAATGTEFAFMNPGGIRAEIDAGEITWKEAFTVQPFGNDLVTMDLTGAQVKTLLEQQWGSKQRILKVAGLKFSYDTSKEAGKRIVSVTKADGTPIADTETYSVTVNNFMADGGDELHVLKEGKNRVVDVVDLEALVSYIKDQGKVDPVIEGRIIKVNK, encoded by the coding sequence ATGGGTTTAAAAAAGAAGTTTAGCGGATTGCTAGTTTCTACACTTGCTGTAGGTATGCTTTCTCCATTAGGAGCCGGCGTCTCAGCCGATTCTTTGCCGAAAAATGTCTTATCCAATGAGGCATATGTAAAACTTAAGATCATGGAAACGACTGATGTCCATGGAAGCATTATGAACCATGACTATTATTCAGATGCACCGGTCGATAAGGGACTTGTAAAAGTATCGACTTTAATAAAGGAAGAACGTGCCGAGAACGAAAATAATTTACTGTTCGATAATGGGGACCTTCTCCAGGGAAATCCTTATACGGATTACATAGCAAAAGTCGATCCGCTGACATTTGCGGACCGATTATCAGGGAAAGACCGTTTTAAAACAGCTGTAGAAGTTTCGAAAAAGGGCTGGGATTCGTCCGATGTAGTTGTGATTGCCAGAGCAGATGACTTTGCGGATGCGCTTGCGGCTACACCTCTGGCTTATAAATATGATGCCCCAATTCTATTAACAAAGACAAAAGAGCTAAATGCTGATACAAAAAATGAAATTAAACGATTAGGAGCTAAGAAAGTCCTGATTGTTGGCGGTACAGGAGCTGTTTCTACAGCAGTACAACAAGAAATTTCAAAAGATTTGAAAGTTTGGGTTAAAAGGATTTCAGGCGCTGATCGCTTCGAAACAGCTGCCGAGATTGCAGGTGAATTAGGCGGAAGCGCAGATACAGCTATACTGGCTTACGGCGGTGACTACCCGGATGCCCTTTCCATTGCTCCATATGCGGCTAAAAATGGCATTCCAATTCTATTAACAGGCAAGAACTCTCTTCCTAAAGCAACTGCCGATGCACTTGCAAACAAGGAAAATACGATTCTTGTTGGGGGTTCAGGCGTTATTAGTACAGCTGTTGAAAAAGCTGTAAAGAATCCAACACGCTATTCAGGAAAAGACCGTTTCCAAACAGCGGTAAAAGTAGCGACTGAGCTTGACGAAATCAAGAGCAAAGTATTTGTTTCAAATGGCTATGGTTTTGCAGATGCTTTAACAGGCTCGGTGCTGGCTGCTAAAGAAGATGCTCCATTGCTGCTGGTTAAGCAAGGCTCATTGCCGGCGGGAACTGATGCACTTGTAGACGGCAAATCCGTCGTTCTTCTTGGAGGAAAAGGAGTTGTTTCTGAAGGGTTAATCGAAAACGAAACACATCCAATCTACGAAGCAATGAATCTATTGGACTACGATGCTGCAACTTTAGGAAACCATGAATTCAACTATGGCCTTGACTTCTTGGAAGGAAGCATAAAAGGTGCTGAGTTCCCTTATGTAAGTGCCAATGTATATAAAGATGACCATGATGATGACCCAGCTAATGATGTAAACTACATCAAACCTTACCAAATCATCGAAAAGAAAGTAAAGGATGAAAAGGGTAAAGAGCAGACAGTTAAAGTGGGAGTCATTGGATTTGTTGCCCCACAAATCATGCAGTGGGACAAGGCCAACCTTCAAGGCAAAGTGGTAACCGAGGATGTTGTAGCTTCTGCCAAGAAGTGGATTCCTGAAATGAAAAAAGACGGTGCTGAGGTAGTGGTTGCATTATCTCACAGCGGATTTGACGGAGATAAAACAAACAAAGAAAATACTGCATTTGCTCTAAGTGAAGTAGAGGGTATTGATGCAATCTTAATGGGGCATACCCATAAATCATTCCCAAGCAATGATGCGTCCTTTAAAGTCGATGGAGTAGATACAGCTAAAGGAACCATTAACGGGGTTGCGGCTGTACAAGCGAATGTTGATGGAAGCAATCTTGGTGTCATTGACCTGACTTTAGCAAAAGTGGATGGAAAATGGACTGTAAAGGATTCCCAATCAGAGGTTCGTGCTACTTCTAAAGATGTGTCAAATGATCAGGCGCTTGTAGATGTACTAAAATCTTCGCATGAAGAAACGGTTAAATACATTAACAGCCCTGTTGGCGAAACCACAGCACCAATCCATAGCTATTTTGCACGTGTACAGGATGATCCATCCGTACAAATTGTCAGCAATGCCCAAAAAGAGTTCGTAGAAAATGCTCTAAAAGGAACAGAATACGAGAACCTTCCTGTGCTATCATCTGCTGCTCCATTTAAAGCAGGCAGAAACGGCGCAAGCGAATATACGAATATTCCTAAAGGTACAATCACTATTAAAAACGTGGCTGACCTCTATAAATACCCTAATACTGTACAAGCAGTTAAATTGAACGGTGCAGAAGTGAAGGAGTATTTAGAGTGGACAGCAGGCAACTTTAATCAGATTGACCCTTCAAAAACAGATGAACAAAATCTGATTAACAGTGAATTCGCAGTTTACAACTTTGATACTTTAGATGGTGTAACATACGAAATTGATGTAACTCAGCCGGCAAAATACGATTCAGCTGGAAAAGTTGCCAACGAAGGCGCCAGCCGTATTAAGAATTTAGAATTCAATGGCAAGCCTGTTAAGGAAGATCAGGAATTTGTCATTGCAACAAATAACTACCGTGCAGCAATGGCTGTAGTTAACCCTGATGGCAATCGAATCATCTATCAGTCTGCTGACGAAAATCGCCAGGTTCTTATGAATTACATTATTAAGAATAAGACAATCAATCCTTCTGCTGATCAGAACTGGAAGCTGTCTCCTATCTATGGTGATGTTAATGTTGTATTCGAATCCTCTCCAGCAGCAAAAGATATTGCAGCAGGTACGGAGAATATCGAATATGTCGGTGAAGGATCAAACGGTTTCCACAAATATGCAGTTAACATGTCAAGACCGTTTGAAGTTCAATTATTAGGAATCAATGACCTTCACGGCCAGCTTGATACCTTTAATGCAAAGCTTGGTGCTGAAGGTGCAGGCGGAATTGAATATTTAGCAGCCTACTTAAAAGAGCGTGAAGCAGAAAATCCTAACACTTTCATGCTTCATGCAGGTGATGTGGCGGGTGCCAGCTCGCCGGTATCTGCATTGCTGCAGGATGAGCCAACGATTAAGCTATTAAATGAGATTGGCTTTGATCTGGGAACACTTGGAAATCACGAATTTGACGAGGGCGTTGATGAGATGCTCCGCCTGATCAACGGCGGAAGCCATCCAAAGACGGTTGATAAGTATGGTGAATTCGAAGGTGCAAATTTCCCTTACGTAGTTTCTAACGTAGTTGATTCAAAAACAAAAGAACCAATTTTGGATCCATATGTAATCAATGAAGTGAATGGCGTTAAGATTGGATTTATTGGAGTGGCATACTCTGACACACCTGCAATCGTTACTCCAAGCGGTGTAGCTGGAGTTGAATTCACGGATGAAGCGGAAGCAATCAACAAGTATACGAAAGAATTGAAGGACCAAGGTGTAAAATCAATTGTTGTCGTATCCCACAACCCTATAAAGTCTGACACTGACGGCAAGAACCCTACAGAAGAACTAGTGGAAATTGCAAATAAAGTTGATGATGAAGTGGATGTCATGTTTGGCGGCCATAATCATCAGTATGCCAACACAGTAGTTGATGGCAAACTGCTTGTCCAGTCTTTCTCGTATGGAACTGCATTCTCTGATGTGGATCTTACAATAGACCCTGTAACGAAGGATATTGTTAAGAAGGAAGCAGAAATTGTGACAGCTTACCGTGATGGCATCGAGCCGGATGCGGAAATCAAAGCAATGCTTGATGTTTACCTGGAAGATGTTGCTCCAATTTTAAATGAGAAAATTGGTACAACAACAACCGGCATCAGCAGAGATGAAAATGCTGATGGCGAGTCTCCAATGGGCAACCTGATTGCAGACTCTATGATTGCTGCTACAGGAACTGAATTTGCATTCATGAACCCAGGCGGAATCCGTGCAGAAATTGATGCAGGGGAAATCACTTGGAAGGAAGCATTCACTGTACAGCCATTCGGCAATGACCTGGTGACAATGGATTTGACAGGTGCACAAGTTAAAACTCTATTAGAACAGCAATGGGGTTCTAAACAAAGAATACTTAAAGTTGCCGGTTTGAAATTCTCTTATGATACATCTAAGGAAGCTGGCAAGCGTATTGTTTCCGTAACAAAAGCGGATGGGACTCCAATCGCAGATACAGAAACATATTCAGTAACGGTTAACAACTTCATGGCTGATGGCGGAGATGAACTGCACGTTCTGAAAGAAGGCAAAAATCGCGTAGTCGATGTAGTAGATTTAGAGGCATTAGTTTCCTACATTAAAGACCAAGGCAAAGTTGACCCTGTTATAGAAGGCCGTATTATAAAAGTTAATAAGTAA
- a CDS encoding cell wall-binding repeat-containing protein — translation MKKSLYVFLSLVILIFFTQEVTYAESTRLSGKDRYETAVNISKKGWTAADTVVLAIGDNFPDALAGGPLAYKLNAPILLTKKNTLGEVTRKQISSLKAKKAVILGGKGIITENVEAELRSMGLSIERIGGKDRYITAALIADKLGNSNKAIIAYGRNFPDALSIAPYAARMGYPILLSETKTLPEVTKEKLKGKSETIFVGGKGILADSLLTQAPNAKRVSGKDRYQTAVAIINQFQSKAPAAYAATGTSFADALTGSVLAAKNNGAMLLVQPTKLPDAIKSHLNSNVYSSLTALGGNGAVSNNVLTQMNDLQANNTFEKSAKIDVNKTYSAKLADYGDEDYYQFTITEPGNITLQLKQTSGASWYATILTANGDSLEDFSTNYSSGASGVTNNSVGLPKGTYYINIENYSDGYKVPYSFTIKYTKSNNYEKEMNNTIAAANQINVNADYKGALQDSGDLDYYKFTLAAPGQVELKMDQKPGVAWEGKLMNEKGEIFTYFSTDYGTYANGAASYRTGLPAGTYYFLIDHYSDAQDEEYKFNVQYIQGNYFEKEFNNTIETANILELNKSYKGLLSKSETVDFYKFTLDSAGKINVNVKNTPGKSWEVQVINRNGEPYAYFNTKYDDYASGYSNVPIGLPAGEYYLVIENYSSSKDAEYEIKVNFSKVSNYEKEFNNSVQSSNPISIGAEITGSIQSGSDNDFYSFQLDKPSTISLTALTKEDSSWYYEIVDGSGTTLNYLYTPYNNVTAEQVTETVSLPAGKYYIKIDNYSNSIFEEYSFSVKK, via the coding sequence ATGAAAAAATCATTATACGTTTTCCTGAGTCTGGTTATACTTATATTCTTTACTCAGGAAGTAACCTACGCAGAAAGTACCAGATTATCAGGAAAAGACCGCTATGAGACAGCAGTTAACATTTCGAAAAAGGGCTGGACTGCAGCTGATACGGTTGTACTGGCGATTGGAGATAATTTTCCTGACGCTTTAGCGGGTGGTCCGTTAGCTTACAAACTAAATGCACCAATTCTGCTGACTAAAAAAAATACCCTTGGTGAAGTAACCAGGAAACAGATTTCAAGTTTAAAAGCAAAAAAAGCAGTCATCCTGGGCGGTAAAGGAATTATTACGGAAAATGTCGAAGCGGAACTTCGCTCTATGGGACTTTCTATTGAACGTATAGGCGGAAAAGACCGATACATAACAGCCGCGCTAATAGCTGACAAGCTGGGAAACAGCAATAAAGCTATTATTGCATATGGAAGAAACTTTCCGGATGCTTTATCCATTGCACCATATGCAGCCAGAATGGGATACCCAATTCTGTTGAGTGAAACGAAAACATTGCCGGAAGTAACAAAGGAAAAGCTTAAAGGCAAGTCAGAAACAATTTTTGTTGGAGGAAAGGGGATCTTAGCTGATAGCCTGCTGACTCAAGCACCCAATGCCAAACGCGTTTCAGGGAAGGATCGCTATCAGACAGCTGTTGCAATTATTAACCAGTTCCAGTCCAAAGCTCCAGCGGCATATGCTGCCACTGGCACCAGCTTTGCGGATGCGTTAACAGGATCCGTTTTAGCAGCAAAGAATAATGGAGCCATGCTTTTGGTTCAGCCAACTAAGCTTCCAGACGCTATTAAGAGCCATCTAAACTCGAATGTTTACTCAAGTTTGACTGCATTAGGCGGCAATGGAGCTGTTTCTAATAATGTATTAACTCAAATGAATGATTTACAGGCGAATAATACATTTGAGAAGTCAGCCAAAATTGATGTAAACAAGACTTATAGTGCCAAGCTGGCGGATTACGGGGATGAAGATTATTATCAGTTTACCATCACTGAACCTGGAAATATCACCCTCCAGCTTAAACAAACAAGTGGTGCAAGCTGGTATGCCACTATATTAACGGCTAATGGGGATTCACTTGAGGATTTCTCCACTAACTACAGCTCCGGGGCTTCAGGAGTAACGAATAATTCGGTGGGGCTTCCGAAGGGGACATACTATATTAATATTGAAAACTATTCAGATGGATATAAAGTTCCATATTCATTTACTATTAAATATACAAAGAGCAACAATTATGAAAAAGAAATGAACAATACGATTGCAGCAGCAAATCAAATAAATGTTAATGCGGACTACAAAGGGGCTCTGCAAGATAGCGGGGACCTGGATTATTACAAATTCACTTTGGCAGCCCCAGGGCAAGTGGAATTGAAAATGGACCAGAAGCCTGGAGTTGCGTGGGAAGGCAAGTTGATGAATGAGAAAGGAGAAATATTTACATACTTTTCTACTGATTATGGAACGTATGCAAATGGAGCTGCAAGCTATCGGACTGGTTTGCCAGCTGGAACCTATTACTTCCTGATTGATCATTATAGTGATGCACAGGACGAAGAGTACAAGTTTAATGTACAGTATATTCAAGGCAATTACTTTGAAAAGGAATTTAATAACACCATCGAAACGGCAAACATTCTGGAACTGAATAAAAGCTATAAAGGCTTATTAAGTAAATCCGAAACAGTAGATTTTTATAAATTCACTTTAGATTCTGCAGGCAAAATAAATGTAAACGTGAAAAACACCCCGGGTAAAAGCTGGGAAGTGCAGGTTATAAACCGGAATGGTGAGCCATATGCGTACTTCAACACAAAATACGATGATTATGCAAGCGGCTACTCTAATGTTCCGATTGGTTTGCCGGCAGGTGAATATTACCTTGTGATTGAAAATTACTCGTCCAGTAAAGATGCTGAATATGAAATTAAGGTTAACTTCAGCAAAGTGAGCAACTACGAGAAAGAGTTCAATAACAGTGTTCAATCTTCGAACCCAATCAGCATAGGTGCAGAAATAACAGGATCTATTCAGAGTGGAAGCGACAATGATTTCTACTCCTTCCAGTTAGATAAGCCAAGTACTATTTCTTTAACAGCACTAACAAAAGAAGACAGCAGCTGGTATTATGAAATCGTAGATGGATCCGGCACAACTCTTAATTATCTGTATACACCTTATAATAATGTTACAGCAGAACAAGTAACAGAAACGGTATCTTTACCGGCCGGAAAATATTATATAAAGATTGATAACTATTCTAATTCCATATTCGAGGAGTACTCCTTCTCTGTTAAGAAATAA